The following proteins come from a genomic window of Bactrocera dorsalis isolate Fly_Bdor chromosome 6, ASM2337382v1, whole genome shotgun sequence:
- the LOC125779131 gene encoding craniofacial development protein 2-like, which translates to MKRNNKPRMSDPPFDDDHGKRNKDYELRACTWNVRSLNWEGAAAQLVDVLVKIKADITAVQEMRWTGQGQRQVGPCDIYYSGHIKERKYGVGFVVGERFRRRVLSLTAVNERLATIRIKARFFNISMICAHAPTEEKDDVTKDAFYECLERTYERCPRHDVKIVLGDFNARVGKEGIFGTTVGKFSLHEETSPNGLRLIDFAGARNMVICSTRFQHKKIHQATWLSPDRKTTNQIDHVVIDGRHVSSVLDVRALRGPNIDSDHYIVAAKIRTRLCAAKNARQQTQGRFDVEKLQSQQTAERFSTRLALLLSESTRQQLGIRELWDGISNSLRTAATETIGFRKVQKNSWYDEECRVAAERKQAAYLATLRSTTTRAGWDRYRELKREARRICRQKKKEENA; encoded by the coding sequence atgaaaaggaacaacaagcctcggatgagtgaccccccttttgatgacgaccatggcaaacgaaataaggactacgaattgagggcatgcacctggaatgtccggtcccttaattgggaaggtgccgctgcccagctggttgatgtcctcgtgaaaataaaggctgacatcaccgccgtccaagaaatgcgatggacgggacaaggacagagacaagtaggtccttgtgacatttactacagtggccatataaaggagcgcaagtatggtgttggattcgtggtaggagagagattccgtcgccgagtactatcattgactgcggtgaatgaacgtctagccacaatccgcatcaaagcgaggttcttcaacatatcgatgatttgcgcccacgccccgacggaagagaaggacgatgtgaccaaagatgccttttatgagtgcttggagcgcacttatgagagatgcccccgccacgatgtcaaaatcgtgcttggtgacttcaacgccagggtgggcaaagaaggtatctttggcactacggtcggtaaattcagcctccacgaggaaacatccccaaatgggttgaggctgatcgacttcgccggggcccgaaatatggttatctgtagtactagattccagcataagaagatacatcaagctacctggctgtctccggatcgaaaaactaccaaccagatcgatcatgttgtgatagacggaagacacgtctccagtgttttagatgtgcgtgcgctccgaggtcctaacatcgactcggaccactatattgttgcagccaaaattcgcacccgcctctgtgcagcaaaaaacgcacgccaacaaacacaaggaaggttcgacgtcgagaagctgcaatcacaacagacagccgaacgattttctactcggcttgcactcctgctctctgagagcactcgtcaacaactcggtataagggaactgtgggacggcatttcaaactccttacgtacagctgcaaccgaaaccattggttttcggaaagtgcaaaagaacagctggtacgacgaggagtgccgtgtcgcagcggagagaaaacaggctgcctacctcgcaacgttacgatcgaccacaacacgtgcgggatgggatagataccgagagttgaagagggaagcgagacgcatttgcagacagaagaagaaagaggaaaatgcgtga